From the genome of Nitrospirota bacterium, one region includes:
- a CDS encoding flavodoxin reductase: MSDHKVKISDIKNVTHNVRSLKFEKPKGFIFTPGQAADVSINKPNYVNEKRPFTFTSLNEWNYLEFTIKIYNDHNGVTKEIGNLKTGDELIISDPWGLINYKGEGVFIAGGAGVTPFIAILRDLKSRNKVENNKLIFANNTEADIILKDEFEIMLGNNFINILSHEKSEKYSKGFINEE, translated from the coding sequence ATGAGCGATCATAAAGTAAAAATAAGCGATATTAAAAATGTTACACATAATGTAAGATCATTAAAATTTGAGAAGCCAAAAGGCTTTATTTTTACTCCCGGACAAGCCGCTGATGTTTCTATAAACAAACCGAACTACGTTAATGAAAAACGACCATTCACTTTTACTAGCTTAAATGAGTGGAATTATCTTGAATTCACAATCAAAATTTATAATGATCATAATGGCGTTACTAAAGAGATTGGTAATCTTAAAACCGGTGATGAGCTGATTATCAGCGATCCCTGGGGTTTAATCAATTACAAAGGTGAGGGCGTATTCATAGCGGGCGGCGCGGGAGTAACTCCATTTATCGCCATCTTAAGAGACCTTAAGTCCAGGAATAAAGTTGAAAATAATAAACTGATTTTTGCAAATAATACTGAAGCTGATATTATCCTTAAAGATGAATTTGAAATAATGTTAGGCAACAATTTTATAAATATTCTATCACACGAAAAATCAGAGAAATATTCTAAAGGATTTATCAATGAAGAATT
- a CDS encoding carboxymuconolactone decarboxylase family protein, with protein MLRSIIGLSSSIVLLIYQINGCAHCLEMHTKDAIALGEDQHKC; from the coding sequence ATTTTGCGGAGTATTATTGGACTTAGTTCTTCGATTGTCCTATTGATATATCAAATAAACGGATGCGCACATTGCCTGGAAATGCACACAAAAGATGCCATTGCACTCGGTGAAGATCAGCATAAATGTTAG
- a CDS encoding cytochrome c: protein METAKTVMYTLFFVVLATLLGSLIFIYSGVFDVSARWEDGPLVKWAIITTREHSIDVRKQGIKVPSDLDNPKVVTEGFKHYREMCVGCHQAPGLQDSEISKGLNPKAPNFGRLKAMDVDPAEFFWIIKNGIRMTAMPAWGVTHSDEKIWAMVAFLQKLPNMTPEQYKAIDRKAGPETEHD, encoded by the coding sequence ATGGAAACAGCCAAAACAGTGATGTACACCTTGTTTTTTGTGGTTCTGGCCACCCTTCTGGGAAGTCTAATCTTCATATATTCCGGGGTATTCGATGTTTCCGCCCGTTGGGAAGACGGCCCTCTGGTGAAGTGGGCGATCATCACCACCCGCGAACACTCCATTGATGTTCGCAAGCAGGGGATTAAGGTCCCTTCTGACCTGGACAACCCTAAGGTCGTCACGGAGGGATTCAAGCATTATCGGGAAATGTGCGTTGGGTGCCACCAGGCGCCCGGTCTGCAAGACTCGGAGATCAGTAAGGGCCTCAATCCGAAGGCACCGAACTTTGGCCGCCTGAAGGCAATGGATGTGGATCCTGCAGAGTTCTTCTGGATCATCAAAAACGGCATCCGCATGACTGCCATGCCAGCCTGGGGCGTCACCCATAGCGACGAAAAGATCTGGGCCATGGTGGCCTTTTTGCAAAAGCTGCCCAATATGACCCCGGAACAATACAAGGCCATAGACAGAAAGGCCGGCCCGGAGACGGAGCATGACTAA
- a CDS encoding NAD(P)/FAD-dependent oxidoreductase, whose amino-acid sequence MIFPDRPRVVIVGAGFAGLWAARTLSQSQTDVLLLDKHNYHTFFPLLYQVAAGELEPEDIVYPVRSILRRQQNIRFLMNVVTEIDLVAKQVKTTDHVFPYDFLVMAIGSTPHFFGVTGADEYTFQLKTLEQAIALRNHILFCFERALCETDPERRRRMLTFAIVGGGPTGVELAGALAELIRGPLVKDYKAIDPGEMHVLLLEASDRLLAPFPERLGTYAVKRLKKMGLEIHLRAIVSQITPEYVKLKDETTIPLETVIWTAGVRGESINAELPTMRNGQIRVLPTLQTPDHPEVYVIGDLAFMEQDGHSLPMLAPVATQQGEAAARNIIRQANEQEPMPFYYHNRGTMVTIGRNAAIACIKGHAFAGFPAWVLWLSIHLYSLIGFRNRLLVLIEWAWDYFFYERPLSLIVSLPISRMMQTKKIFPVADSKGTVSPNQKHSESKGYRKTD is encoded by the coding sequence ATGATATTTCCTGATCGCCCCCGCGTGGTCATCGTCGGAGCTGGATTTGCAGGCCTATGGGCTGCCCGAACCTTATCACAATCACAGACCGACGTTCTTCTTTTGGATAAGCACAATTACCATACTTTTTTCCCACTGCTCTATCAAGTCGCGGCAGGGGAGCTTGAACCGGAGGATATTGTTTATCCAGTGAGAAGTATTTTACGCAGGCAGCAAAATATCCGTTTTCTAATGAATGTAGTTACAGAGATAGACCTTGTTGCCAAACAGGTCAAAACCACGGATCACGTTTTCCCTTACGACTTTCTTGTCATGGCCATCGGTAGCACCCCCCACTTCTTTGGAGTGACAGGCGCAGACGAGTATACTTTCCAACTGAAGACGCTGGAACAGGCAATCGCCCTGCGCAACCATATCCTGTTTTGTTTTGAACGGGCATTGTGTGAAACCGACCCTGAGCGGCGGCGACGAATGCTGACCTTTGCCATTGTTGGAGGCGGGCCGACCGGAGTGGAATTAGCTGGCGCTCTTGCCGAACTGATTCGTGGTCCACTGGTAAAGGACTATAAGGCCATAGACCCTGGGGAGATGCATGTCCTGTTGCTGGAAGCAAGTGACCGTCTGCTCGCACCCTTTCCTGAGCGTCTTGGAACATATGCCGTAAAACGGCTGAAGAAGATGGGATTGGAAATACATCTGCGAGCGATAGTAAGCCAAATCACACCTGAGTATGTGAAATTAAAGGATGAGACAACGATCCCTCTTGAAACTGTGATTTGGACAGCTGGCGTGCGAGGTGAGTCTATCAATGCAGAACTTCCAACAATGCGGAATGGGCAGATACGGGTTCTTCCAACGCTTCAAACTCCTGACCATCCCGAAGTCTATGTAATTGGTGACCTGGCCTTTATGGAGCAAGATGGACATTCACTGCCAATGCTTGCCCCTGTTGCCACTCAACAAGGTGAAGCAGCCGCCCGCAACATTATCCGCCAGGCAAACGAACAAGAGCCTATGCCTTTTTACTATCACAACCGGGGTACGATGGTCACTATAGGCAGAAATGCTGCTATAGCCTGTATAAAGGGTCATGCTTTTGCTGGCTTTCCGGCCTGGGTTCTATGGCTGAGCATACATTTATACAGCCTGATAGGATTTCGTAACCGGCTACTTGTTTTAATCGAATGGGCCTGGGATTACTTTTTTTATGAGCGTCCCCTGAGTCTTATTGTATCTTTGCCGATTTCACGAATGATGCAGACAAAGAAGATTTTCCCTGTAGCCGATTCGAAAGGTACTGTTTCCCCTAACCAAAAACATTCTGAGAGTAAGGGATATCGCAAGACTGACTGA
- the ettA gene encoding energy-dependent translational throttle protein EttA, with protein MSIEPNKVIYSMIGVSKFYDKKAVLKDIFLSYFYGAKIGVLGLNGSGKSSLLRILAGRDKEFNGETVLAPGYTVGLFTQEPELDESKTVRQVVEEGVQEVVDALNEYNRINERFAEPMSDDEMGKLIEQQGVIQEKLEAMDAWELDSRLEMAMDALRCPPGDAAVNLLSGGEKRRVALCRLLLQKPDILLLDEPTNHLDAESVAWLEHHLQNYAGTVIAVTHDRYFLDNVAGWILELDRGQGIPWKGNYSSWLEQKKNRLQQEEATESERQKTLQRELEWIRMSPKGRHAKSKARISSYEELLRQDADKGLKEMEIYIPPGPRLGNVVIEANNVSKAFGDNILMDEMTFSLPPGGIIGVIGPNGAGKTTLFRMITGQEKPDSGTFRIGETVKLAYVDQSRNDLNPNKSIWEIISDGLEVVSLGKRQINSRAYVARFNFSGSDQQKKVSTLSGGERNRVHLARMLKEEANVLLLDEPTNDLDVNTMRALEEALESFAGCAVVISHDRWFLDRIATHMLAFEGDSKVVWFEGNYSEYEADRKTRLGAAADQPHRIKYRHLTRGRD; from the coding sequence ATGAGCATTGAACCAAATAAGGTCATTTACTCCATGATTGGAGTAAGCAAATTTTACGACAAGAAGGCGGTGTTGAAAGACATCTTCCTGTCATATTTCTACGGGGCAAAGATCGGAGTCCTTGGTCTCAACGGTTCAGGGAAAAGCTCACTCCTGCGTATCCTTGCCGGAAGGGATAAAGAGTTTAACGGAGAGACTGTCCTCGCACCGGGCTACACCGTTGGTCTATTCACTCAGGAACCGGAACTGGACGAAAGCAAGACTGTAAGACAGGTTGTGGAAGAAGGCGTGCAGGAAGTAGTGGATGCACTTAATGAATATAACAGGATAAATGAAAGATTTGCCGAACCCATGTCAGATGATGAGATGGGTAAACTTATCGAGCAGCAGGGAGTAATACAGGAAAAGCTTGAGGCCATGGACGCATGGGAACTTGATTCCCGTCTTGAGATGGCTATGGATGCGCTGCGCTGTCCGCCCGGAGATGCAGCCGTTAATCTCTTATCCGGCGGAGAGAAACGCCGTGTAGCACTTTGCAGACTGCTCCTCCAGAAACCGGACATCCTGCTTCTTGACGAACCTACGAATCATCTGGATGCCGAGAGTGTGGCATGGCTTGAGCATCATCTGCAGAACTATGCGGGTACTGTCATTGCAGTAACCCATGACCGCTACTTCCTTGATAATGTAGCAGGCTGGATCCTGGAACTCGACCGAGGTCAGGGTATTCCATGGAAAGGGAATTACTCATCATGGCTTGAGCAGAAGAAGAACCGTCTCCAGCAGGAAGAGGCAACAGAGAGCGAGAGGCAGAAGACCTTACAGCGCGAGCTTGAGTGGATAAGGATGTCTCCAAAGGGACGTCATGCAAAATCAAAGGCCCGTATCTCCTCTTATGAGGAGCTGCTCCGTCAGGATGCTGATAAGGGATTAAAAGAGATGGAGATATACATCCCACCGGGTCCCAGACTTGGTAATGTCGTTATTGAGGCCAATAATGTCAGCAAGGCATTCGGTGATAATATACTGATGGATGAAATGACATTCTCCCTTCCTCCGGGCGGTATTATAGGAGTCATCGGACCGAACGGTGCAGGAAAGACAACGCTGTTCCGTATGATTACCGGGCAGGAAAAACCTGACTCAGGGACATTCAGGATAGGAGAGACCGTAAAGCTCGCATATGTTGACCAGAGTAGAAATGACCTTAACCCTAATAAATCCATTTGGGAGATAATCTCTGACGGCTTGGAGGTCGTTTCGCTCGGAAAGAGACAGATCAACTCCCGTGCCTATGTCGCCCGGTTTAACTTCTCAGGCAGTGACCAGCAGAAAAAGGTCTCGACACTCTCCGGAGGCGAGAGAAACCGCGTGCATCTGGCCCGCATGCTGAAAGAAGAGGCCAATGTCCTCCTCCTTGATGAACCTACCAATGACCTCGACGTAAACACCATGCGTGCCCTTGAAGAGGCGCTGGAGAGCTTTGCAGGCTGTGCCGTAGTAATCAGCCACGACCGCTGGTTCCTCGACCGTATCGCCACCCACATGCTTGCATTTGAGGGTGACAGCAAGGTGGTCTGGTTCGAGGGAAACTACTCTGAATATGAGGCAGACAGAAAGACCCGTCTCGGCGCCGCAGCAGATCAGCCGCACAGGATCAAGTACAGACACCTGACCAGAGGGCGGGACTGA
- the rmuC gene encoding DNA recombination protein RmuC, producing MENIIYIIIGIIIGGGLTWFLARTRLHDIHSREIAELNSDNSNRLSELEGRAMSAEAVINELRQQNQQKDSDLNKIRVEIETERKSKVEALTRLEASHENLEAQRKLLETMKGDMTNTFNALSSAALKSSSDEFLKLASENLNRIVSDTKGRLGEHQVAMDGMIKPLNDALKRFDEQIRSIEENRHKAYGSLESQLKSLTISQEQLQKETGNLVTALRKPQVRGRWGEVTLRRVAELSGMSEHCDFTEQLSVDTDRGRIRPDMIVHLPMNREIVVDSKVPLEAYLDAISVNSEDEKKEKMTRHTQHVRTHMNKLASKEYWSQFDKSPEFVVLFIPGESFLSPALEMDSSLIEDGIQKGVIIATPATFIALLRAIAYGWRQEQITENAKQVSILGKELYERISTLAGHFDDLGTAISRGVDTYNKVVGSMESRVLPTVRKFKELGVTGSEDIPTIEQIDRKPRNTAMWSGMPDMPGNEEKPA from the coding sequence ATGGAAAATATTATCTATATAATAATAGGAATAATAATCGGCGGCGGACTAACATGGTTCCTCGCAAGAACCAGGCTGCATGACATCCATTCAAGGGAGATAGCAGAACTCAATTCAGACAACTCCAATCGGTTATCAGAACTTGAAGGAAGGGCCATGAGTGCAGAGGCAGTTATTAATGAGCTCAGACAACAGAATCAGCAGAAGGATTCAGACCTTAATAAGATCAGAGTTGAAATTGAGACAGAGAGAAAATCCAAAGTTGAGGCGCTCACCAGACTGGAGGCCTCACATGAGAACCTTGAAGCACAACGTAAGCTTCTCGAGACTATGAAGGGTGATATGACAAATACATTCAATGCATTGTCATCTGCTGCACTTAAAAGCAGCAGTGATGAATTCCTGAAACTGGCCTCTGAAAATCTTAACCGCATTGTATCTGACACGAAAGGCAGGCTTGGCGAGCATCAGGTTGCCATGGATGGCATGATAAAACCATTAAATGATGCACTTAAAAGATTTGATGAGCAGATACGGTCCATAGAGGAGAACAGGCATAAGGCATACGGCAGCCTTGAGTCACAACTTAAGTCGCTTACTATTTCACAGGAACAACTCCAGAAAGAGACAGGAAACCTTGTCACTGCATTGAGGAAACCCCAGGTGCGCGGAAGATGGGGTGAGGTGACTTTAAGGAGGGTTGCTGAGCTTTCAGGGATGTCTGAACACTGTGATTTCACTGAACAGTTATCCGTTGATACGGACAGGGGAAGGATAAGGCCTGACATGATAGTTCATCTTCCAATGAACAGGGAGATAGTCGTAGACTCAAAGGTGCCGCTTGAGGCATACCTCGATGCCATATCCGTAAATAGTGAAGATGAAAAAAAAGAGAAAATGACGAGGCATACTCAGCATGTAAGGACTCATATGAATAAGCTTGCCTCCAAGGAATACTGGAGCCAGTTTGATAAATCACCTGAGTTTGTGGTCCTTTTCATCCCAGGCGAGTCATTCCTGAGCCCGGCCCTCGAGATGGATAGTTCTCTAATAGAGGATGGTATCCAGAAAGGGGTCATAATTGCCACGCCGGCAACCTTTATCGCCCTTCTAAGAGCAATTGCATACGGCTGGCGGCAGGAGCAGATCACTGAAAACGCAAAGCAGGTTAGTATTCTCGGTAAGGAATTGTATGAAAGAATAAGCACATTAGCAGGACACTTTGATGACCTTGGAACTGCAATAAGCAGGGGGGTTGATACGTACAACAAGGTAGTTGGTTCCATGGAATCAAGGGTGCTTCCTACAGTCAGGAAATTTAAAGAGCTTGGTGTCACAGGCAGTGAAGACATCCCGACCATTGAGCAGATAGACAGAAAACCTAGAAACACAGCCATGTGGAGCGGGATGCCTGACATGCCGGGCAATGAGGAAAAACCGGCATGA
- a CDS encoding nucleoside deaminase — translation MEKAIEEAINAASEGEVPVGAVAVAGGEVIARGHNLRESLQDPTAHAEMIVIREASGRLGKWRLTDLTLYVTIEPCAMCAGAIVLARIPRVVFGAEDLKAGAGGSLFQILQEPALNHRVELVTGVSEYKCRSIMKDFFVNRRGVTPYRR, via the coding sequence ATGGAAAAAGCGATAGAAGAGGCCATCAATGCAGCCTCTGAGGGTGAGGTCCCTGTAGGTGCAGTGGCTGTAGCAGGAGGTGAAGTAATTGCAAGGGGACACAACCTGCGTGAATCTCTCCAGGACCCGACTGCCCATGCGGAAATGATAGTAATCAGGGAGGCATCAGGCAGGCTGGGGAAATGGCGGCTGACTGATCTCACTTTATACGTTACTATTGAGCCATGCGCTATGTGTGCCGGTGCAATAGTACTGGCAAGGATCCCCAGGGTAGTCTTCGGGGCGGAGGACCTTAAAGCGGGAGCAGGAGGTTCGTTGTTTCAGATATTGCAGGAACCGGCATTAAATCACAGAGTTGAATTGGTAACAGGGGTAAGTGAATACAAGTGCCGCAGCATCATGAAAGACTTCTTTGTAAACCGTAGAGGGGTAACCCCTTACCGCCGGTAA
- a CDS encoding RDD family protein, whose amino-acid sequence MPTMTEDANYAKTETSDAHEYHKAGIFNRFVARVIDLIIAAAFSMLLYPVGFFAGLTYILIADGFFDGKSLGKKLINLRTIKSDGELCSYKESVLRNITIAGGYLFFFIPYVGWLFTLAIVGVETLIIIGNEKGLRIGDELAKTIVIENGGVKIVK is encoded by the coding sequence ATGCCCACTATGACAGAAGACGCTAATTACGCAAAGACGGAGACGTCAGATGCGCACGAATATCATAAGGCAGGCATTTTTAACAGGTTTGTTGCCAGGGTCATTGATCTGATAATAGCTGCTGCCTTTTCAATGCTGCTATATCCTGTAGGCTTTTTCGCGGGACTTACATATATCCTGATAGCAGATGGTTTTTTTGATGGAAAAAGCCTCGGCAAGAAACTCATTAATCTGAGGACCATAAAGAGTGATGGGGAACTGTGCTCGTATAAAGAGTCTGTTCTCAGAAATATTACAATTGCAGGGGGGTATCTCTTCTTTTTTATTCCGTACGTGGGGTGGTTGTTCACTCTCGCAATAGTTGGGGTCGAAACGTTGATTATTATTGGTAATGAAAAGGGTTTAAGAATTGGTGACGAACTTGCAAAGACAATCGTAATAGAAAATGGAGGGGTAAAAATTGTTAAGTAG
- a CDS encoding rod shape-determining protein yields MLSSILGWFSTDLAIDLGTASTLVYVKGKGIVCNEPSVVAIEKKSGKVLAVGAEAKRMLGRTPGNIVAIRPIKDGVIADFDVTEKMLSHFITKAHNRKAFVSPRVIIGIPAKITQVEQRAVRDSAELAGAREVYLIEQPIAAAIGAGLPITEPSGNMVVDIGGGTTDIAVISLAGIVYSDSVRVAGDKMDEAILSYIKRKYNLLLGEHMAEMIKMELGSAYKMEEKRSMLMKGRDLISGIPKTLEVNSDEIREALEEPVSAIVDAVKVALENTPPELAADIIDRGIVLAGGGSMLRGLDLRLREEVNLPIITVEDPLTAVVMGTGKVLDELDLLKKVSVLTQ; encoded by the coding sequence TTGTTAAGTAGTATATTAGGGTGGTTTTCAACGGATTTGGCAATAGACCTCGGTACGGCCAGTACCCTTGTCTATGTGAAGGGTAAGGGGATTGTTTGTAACGAACCCTCGGTAGTTGCCATAGAAAAGAAATCAGGGAAGGTTCTTGCAGTAGGCGCAGAGGCAAAAAGAATGCTGGGAAGGACTCCCGGAAATATTGTCGCAATAAGGCCGATAAAGGATGGAGTAATTGCCGACTTTGACGTTACTGAAAAGATGCTGAGTCATTTTATAACAAAGGCACACAACAGAAAGGCATTCGTAAGCCCGCGCGTAATTATAGGCATCCCTGCAAAGATTACCCAGGTTGAACAAAGGGCAGTCCGGGACTCTGCAGAGTTGGCAGGGGCCAGGGAGGTCTACCTCATTGAACAGCCAATAGCCGCGGCCATAGGCGCAGGTCTGCCTATAACAGAACCATCAGGTAATATGGTAGTAGACATAGGCGGGGGGACTACTGATATAGCTGTCATATCACTTGCCGGTATAGTTTACAGCGACTCGGTCAGGGTAGCCGGAGACAAGATGGACGAGGCGATCCTCTCCTACATTAAGCGTAAATATAATCTCCTGTTGGGCGAACATATGGCAGAGATGATAAAAATGGAGTTAGGTTCAGCCTATAAGATGGAAGAAAAACGTTCCATGCTGATGAAGGGACGGGACCTCATATCAGGAATACCCAAGACCCTGGAGGTCAACAGTGATGAGATAAGGGAGGCGCTTGAAGAACCGGTTAGCGCCATAGTTGACGCTGTTAAGGTTGCCCTTGAAAATACCCCTCCTGAACTTGCAGCTGATATAATAGACCGCGGGATTGTTCTGGCTGGAGGGGGTTCAATGCTGCGGGGACTGGATCTGAGGCTGAGGGAAGAAGTAAATCTTCCCATAATAACTGTGGAGGACCCTTTAACGGCTGTTGTCATGGGGACAGGAAAGGTACTGGATGAACTTGACCTTCTGAAGAAGGTCTCTGTGCTTACCCAGTAA
- the mreC gene encoding rod shape-determining protein MreC, translated as MFRFLTFNRKILIAFILLIGIFVLLSPEIKQSPRYNLLERPFLNITGFVQSGLAAISNGISSTWFGYIYLINVQKENEMLVEEVRKLHSEAVFLKEKASTGDRLTELLKLGDSSAVKQAVAVIIAKDPANWYEALVINKGEKEGIKPGMGVITAGGVIGRVVKTSPDYSRVLLISDRNSAVAGLIQRTGYEGIVAGQQGSTLRLNYILADEDVKNGDIIITSGTDGVFPRGIMVGRVNSVVKTQNRLFQSVTLIPEANISREREVLVIKSPMSYDGYRLLEGEKEE; from the coding sequence ATGTTCAGGTTTCTGACTTTTAACAGAAAGATCTTAATTGCCTTTATCCTCCTTATAGGAATCTTTGTATTACTCTCTCCTGAGATTAAACAGAGTCCGAGATACAATCTCCTTGAAAGACCTTTTTTAAATATTACAGGTTTTGTTCAGTCAGGTCTCGCCGCCATCTCTAACGGAATTTCATCAACATGGTTTGGATATATATATCTGATAAATGTTCAGAAGGAAAATGAAATGCTTGTTGAAGAAGTGAGAAAACTTCACTCTGAAGCCGTATTCCTTAAGGAAAAGGCATCAACAGGCGACAGGCTGACGGAACTGCTGAAACTTGGTGATTCATCTGCTGTTAAACAAGCTGTTGCCGTCATCATTGCAAAAGATCCCGCAAACTGGTATGAGGCATTAGTTATAAACAAAGGTGAAAAGGAAGGGATAAAGCCGGGTATGGGTGTAATTACAGCAGGAGGGGTTATCGGCAGGGTGGTCAAGACATCGCCTGATTATTCGAGGGTACTCCTGATATCTGACAGGAACAGCGCCGTTGCCGGACTTATACAACGCACTGGTTATGAGGGTATTGTGGCGGGACAACAGGGTAGTACCCTCCGGCTTAACTATATTTTAGCAGATGAGGATGTTAAAAATGGCGACATTATCATTACATCAGGCACTGACGGTGTCTTTCCGCGGGGGATTATGGTCGGCAGGGTCAATAGTGTAGTAAAAACTCAGAACCGGTTATTCCAGTCAGTGACGCTGATACCCGAGGCAAATATTTCCAGGGAAAGAGAGGTTTTGGTAATAAAATCTCCTATGTCATATGATGGTTACAGACTTCTTGAGGGGGAAAAAGAGGAGTGA
- the mreD gene encoding rod shape-determining protein MreD: MRTILWSLFLILIAAFQGSVSNPIEAGGIRPDFILITVYFLGMFRGEARGGLVGALLGFFLDVTSAGPVYSNIFSKSFIGYLSGVIGRWVHNPGYLLHMTLIFLVSLIQGLIIFLIFLFLGTERFPGDILYIAIPQAFLDGLLGGIIYSLISLVSKKTFHIVKL, from the coding sequence GTGAGGACAATCCTGTGGTCGTTGTTCCTGATACTAATTGCAGCGTTTCAGGGCAGTGTATCGAATCCTATAGAGGCAGGCGGTATTCGGCCTGACTTTATACTGATAACCGTATATTTCCTGGGAATGTTCCGCGGAGAGGCAAGGGGTGGACTTGTAGGTGCCCTGCTCGGATTCTTCCTCGACGTCACATCTGCGGGACCTGTCTACAGTAATATCTTTTCGAAATCTTTTATAGGTTATCTCTCCGGTGTTATAGGACGCTGGGTTCATAACCCGGGTTATCTCCTGCATATGACCCTTATATTTTTAGTTTCTTTAATCCAGGGACTGATCATCTTCCTTATATTCTTATTCCTCGGAACCGAACGGTTTCCCGGGGACATTTTGTATATAGCCATTCCTCAGGCTTTTCTTGACGGTCTCCTTGGCGGGATCATATATTCACTAATATCACTGGTGAGCAAAAAAACATTTCATATCGTTAAATTATAA